In Alkalihalobacterium alkalinitrilicum, a genomic segment contains:
- the bluB gene encoding 5,6-dimethylbenzimidazole synthase: MYSEEQKQTLYDVIKRRRDVRTFTNKEVPQQAIMNIIQAGHDGPSVGFMQPWNFIIIETQEIKEKLAWAANKEKRALAIHYEDKDERHQKFLGLKVQGLKEAPITICVTCDPTRGGSHVLGRNSIPETDIMSTACAIQNMWLAATVEGLALGWVSFYKKNDVKDILNIPPHIDPIALLSIGYTTNYPEKPILEAEGWEKRRQLEGLIFAEKWGNQVK; the protein is encoded by the coding sequence ATGTACTCAGAAGAACAAAAACAAACATTATATGATGTCATTAAGCGCCGGCGAGATGTCAGGACTTTTACGAATAAAGAGGTTCCTCAACAAGCAATTATGAACATTATTCAGGCAGGGCACGATGGGCCTTCAGTGGGGTTTATGCAACCATGGAACTTTATTATTATTGAAACACAAGAAATAAAAGAAAAGCTTGCTTGGGCTGCAAATAAAGAAAAAAGAGCTCTAGCAATTCATTATGAAGATAAAGATGAAAGACACCAAAAGTTTCTTGGCTTAAAAGTACAGGGATTAAAAGAAGCACCTATTACAATTTGTGTTACGTGTGATCCAACGCGGGGAGGATCCCATGTATTAGGAAGAAACTCTATCCCAGAAACCGATATAATGTCAACTGCTTGTGCGATCCAAAATATGTGGCTTGCTGCAACAGTGGAAGGTTTAGCGTTAGGTTGGGTTAGTTTTTATAAGAAAAATGATGTGAAAGATATATTAAACATCCCACCCCATATTGATCCTATAGCCCTTTTGTCAATCGGGTATACTACAAACTATCCTGAAAAACCAATTTTGGAAGCTGAAGGTTGGGAAAAAAGGCGTCAGTTAGAGGGACTTATTTTTGCAGAAAAATGGGGGAACCAAGTAAAATAG